Proteins encoded by one window of Enterococcus faecalis:
- a CDS encoding bifunctional metallophosphatase/5'-nucleotidase, translating to MQIKILATSDMHGYIMPTSYSEKKMDLPFGTAKAATMLKKLRASAKGPVFQIENGDFIQGSPLSYYVRKAETHSVEAITKIINQMNYDVSILGNHEFNYGLDYLKETIASYQQPVLAANILGKDGQPYFGQPYVIIEKQGVKVAILGVTTQYIPHWEQPATVKDLTFKSVVETAAEYVPKLREEADLVVVAYHGGFEKDLETGEPTELLTGENEGYDLLEKVPGIDALVTGHQHREIATKLNGIPVIQPGFRGAFVGEITLEIEPMAKGYRVIGSDAAIHPVGNEQPDAEILALTTALHDEVEEWLDQPVGNVEGDMTIQNPNAVRLKEHPYIEFINNVQMASSGTDISGTALFNNEGKGFNNQITMRDIITNYIYPNTLAVLRVTGQDLREALEQSATYFVLEKGQPIFNPKYVDPKPQYYNYDMYEGIEYTLDLRQPFGERVTKLNYHGKAVQAEDVLEIVTNQYRAVGGGNYQMFQPEKIIREIQIDMTELIAEYLKKHPIIQASTNDNFKVIW from the coding sequence ATGCAAATAAAAATTTTAGCAACAAGTGATATGCATGGGTATATTATGCCGACAAGTTATAGTGAAAAAAAGATGGATTTGCCTTTTGGAACCGCAAAAGCAGCAACCATGCTGAAAAAGTTACGGGCGTCTGCCAAAGGACCAGTTTTTCAAATTGAAAATGGGGATTTTATTCAAGGTTCGCCGCTTAGTTACTACGTAAGAAAAGCAGAAACACATTCAGTGGAAGCCATCACTAAAATCATTAATCAAATGAATTATGATGTTAGCATTTTAGGCAACCATGAATTTAATTACGGTTTAGATTATTTAAAGGAAACGATTGCCAGTTATCAACAGCCAGTTTTAGCTGCCAATATTCTTGGTAAAGATGGACAACCTTATTTCGGTCAGCCGTATGTCATCATAGAAAAACAAGGGGTTAAAGTAGCCATCCTTGGCGTGACGACCCAATATATTCCTCATTGGGAACAGCCGGCAACAGTCAAAGATTTAACGTTTAAAAGTGTCGTTGAAACAGCGGCGGAATACGTGCCAAAACTGCGGGAAGAAGCAGACCTAGTTGTTGTCGCTTACCATGGCGGTTTTGAAAAAGATTTAGAAACAGGGGAACCCACGGAATTACTAACAGGAGAAAATGAAGGCTACGATTTATTGGAAAAAGTTCCTGGGATTGATGCCTTAGTCACTGGTCACCAACATCGAGAAATTGCTACAAAACTGAATGGAATACCTGTGATTCAACCAGGTTTTCGAGGAGCTTTCGTTGGAGAAATTACTTTAGAAATTGAACCTATGGCTAAAGGCTATCGCGTTATTGGAAGTGACGCAGCTATTCATCCTGTTGGAAACGAACAACCAGATGCAGAAATTTTAGCTTTGACAACAGCGTTACATGACGAGGTAGAAGAGTGGCTTGACCAACCAGTGGGAAATGTGGAAGGGGATATGACGATTCAAAATCCGAATGCCGTACGCCTCAAAGAACATCCATATATAGAATTTATTAATAACGTCCAAATGGCTTCAAGCGGAACGGATATTTCAGGGACTGCACTTTTTAACAATGAAGGCAAAGGGTTTAATAACCAAATTACGATGCGCGATATCATTACCAACTACATTTATCCAAATACCTTGGCTGTATTGCGTGTCACTGGACAAGACCTCCGTGAAGCGTTAGAACAAAGCGCTACTTATTTTGTGTTAGAAAAAGGCCAACCAATTTTCAACCCGAAATATGTCGATCCAAAACCACAATACTATAATTATGATATGTATGAAGGCATTGAGTATACGCTTGATTTAAGACAACCGTTTGGTGAAAGAGTGACGAAACTTAATTATCATGGCAAAGCAGTGCAAGCAGAAGATGTTTTGGAAATCGTGACAAATCAATACCGAGCAGTCGGTGGCGGAAACTATCAAATGTTCCAACCTGAAAAAATTATTCGAGAAATTCAAATTGATATGACGGAACTGATTGCAGAATATTTAAAAAAACATCCAATCATTCAAGCGTCGACAAATGATAACTTCAAGGTTATCTGGTAA